A region of the Candidatus Margulisiibacteriota bacterium genome:
CATTTTGGTCGCGGTATTATCGGAACGGGTTATCATCAGCGAGATCAGCCGGCGGAGAGAATAATAGCGTCCGAACTTGGTCCACTGCAGGATCCCGGAGCCGCCAAGTTTGTCCTGAGGCCGGTAGGGGACTTTGGTTTCAAGGTTTATCTCCCCCTTTTCTGCCAGCGCGTAAGCGGCTGCCATGACCGGGATCTTGCCGACCGAGGCGGTTGGAAATTCAGCCGTTCCGTTGA
Encoded here:
- a CDS encoding class A beta-lactamase-related serine hydrolase, encoding MFQALILLFLLLICLPASADLADRFSALTKPHGLKVGVAFIDLKSGQELTINGTAEFPTASVGKIPVMAAAYALAEKGEINLETKVPYRPQDKLGGSGILQWTKFGRYYSLRRLISLMITRSDNTATKM